In one Pygocentrus nattereri isolate fPygNat1 chromosome 21, fPygNat1.pri, whole genome shotgun sequence genomic region, the following are encoded:
- the adnpa gene encoding activity-dependent neuroprotector homeobox a yields MFQLPVNNLTRLRKARKKVKRLLSDIGLDYCKEHIEDYKEFGSDESYSKHYYLDVCLWDPSWTKSQDYRTKQFCCSDCPFASKYFSAYKNHFRNVHRDDFENRILLNCSYCMYSGNKRTLETHVRLFHMPQNMARQGVASPQGSLVGVRDGIRIDKPMLTDKRELPVYYCKKCTYRDRLYNVVRRHIYREHFQHVATPYVAKNSEKQENSEATTVNSHGIHCKSCLFVPRSYEALVQHVIEFHERIGHQVTAMIGHTNVIVARPQANIIQRGATITPGVPPHMAQPVNRFNVPKVMGMPVGNHFKQGVAGNSVSSQPVRITLPDKALMSGTVSQPHAGKHLGGFGVTASHGNASFSPSMKSLPLSSVHAATATLTSLQAKKASANALNTSQTQKWKICTICNELFPESAYSAHFEKEHQAEKVRAMAKYIMKIHNFTSKCLYCNRYLPSDSLLNHMLVHGLTCPQCHNTFYEVEKIVAHKRQAHPNEQGDSPTGSPLTFDLTLQQGSPKNVQLIITTYNMKEAPESSSTPGQSPNNAVARPTMMVKGPEKHSESLMRNASQNAVSQKKEVGKTLCPLCFTILKGPISDALAHHLRDRHQVLQTLHPVEKKLTYKCIHCLGVYTSNMTASTITLHLVHCRGVGQSPKGHCSKSISTLRSTGAGTLKRELVASDAIDPKRRKMVDQSRYYPTVFVEKPEEPVVLALDPKGHADESYEARKAFLTAYFNNRPYPSQREVEKLAASLWLWKSDVSSHFANRRRSCERDFVTRKPVVLLGFNMRAVNQLKHKMNFDTEWLFTVNNEEKSGKSRTSKVRLKAPVGFSAEEGSKALQFRGIRQALNTGRSSQSNCAFKPTPGTSSEPIAIDSDSESEQEEKAVDNMNLKTQQATSFRPSVVQTQTKGTVLRESFLYERDGRASRNSARGEEKILDGSASSSSPEEVIWTGSVSPNQSHYRPAGRFEEKGKEVGLLGR; encoded by the exons ATGTTTCAGCTTCCTGTGAACAACCTTACTCGGCTGAGAAAAGCCAGGAAAAAGGTCAAGAGGCTGTTAAGTGACATTGGTCTGGACTACTGCAAGGAACATATTGAG GATTACAAAGAATTTGGCTCTGATGAGTCCTATTCAAAGCATTATTAccttgatgtttgtttgtgggATCCATCTTGGACAAAGTCACAG GACTATAGAACAAAGCAGTTTTGCTGCTCAGATTGCCCCTTTGCCTCCAAGTACTTCTCAGCATACAAGAACCACTTTCGCAATGTTCACAGAGATGACTTTGAGAATCGCATTCTGCTCAACTGCTCTTATTGCATGTACAGTGGGAACAAGAGAACGCTGGAAACTCACGTCAGGCTCTTCCACATGCCCCAGAACATGGCGCGACAGGGTGTTGCCAGTCCACAGGGTTCCCTGGTGGGTGTTAGGGATGGTATACGTATAGACAAGCCTATGCTGACCGACAAAAGGGAGCTACCAGTGTACTACTGCAAGAAGTGCACCTATCGGGACAGACTCTACAATGTAGTGCGCAGGCATATTTACAGGGAACACTTCCAGCATGTGGCCACACCCTATGTAGCCAAAAACTCAGAGAAGCAGGAGAATAGTGAAGCCACAACAGTAAATAGTCATGGTATTCATTGTAAAAGCTGCCTCTTTGTCCCTCGTTCCTATGAGGCGCTGGTGCAGCACGTCATTGAGTTCCATGAACGCATTGGTCATCAAGTGACCGCTATGATTGGCCATACCAATGTTATAGTGGCTCGACCACAGGCCAACATAATTCAGAGGGGTGCTACAATAACCCCTGGTGTACCTCCTCATATGGCACAACCAGTAAATCGCTTTAATGTGCCCAAAGTGATGGGGATGCCTGTGGGTAACCATTTCAAGCAGGGTGTTGCAGGAAACTCTGTATCTTCTCAACCAGTGCGCATCACACTACCCGACAAAGCTCTAATGTCTGGCACAGTTTCACAGCCTCATGCAGGGAAACACCTGGGTGGCTTTGGGGTCACAGCATCTCATGGTAATGCCTCATTCTCCCCCTCAATGAAGTCCCTACCTCTCTCTTCAGTGCATGCTGCTACTGCCACTTTGACCTCATTGCAGGCCAAGAAGGCTTCAGCTAATGCACTGAACACCTCACAAACGCAGAAGTGGAAGATTTGCACCATCTGCAATGAACTCTTCCCAGAGAGTGCATACAGTGCTCACTTTGAAAAGGAACATCAGGCTGAAAAGGTGCGGGCTATGGCCAAGTACATCATGAAGATACACAACTTCACAAGCAAGTGTTTGTATTGTAACCGCTACCTGCCGAGTGACTCATTGTTGAACCACATGCTAGTCCATGGTCTGACATGTCCACAATGTCATAATACGTTCTATGAGGTTGAAAAGATAGTAGCACACAAGCGGCAGGCTCACCCAAACGAGCAAGGAGACTCTCCTACTGGCTCTCCGCTGACTTTTGATCTGACGCTTCAGCAAGGCAGTCCTAAAAATGTGCAGCTTATCATTACCACCTACAACATGAAGGAAGCACCTGAGTCGTCTTCCACACCTGGGCAATCACCAAACAATGCTGTAGCCAGACCTACTATGATGGTAAAGGGTCCAGAAAAACACAGTGAATCCCTGATGAGGAACGCATCCCAAAATGCAGTGTCCCAGAAAAAGGAAGTTGGAAAGACGCTCTGTCCTCTGTGCTTCACCATCCTCAAAGGCCCCATCTCTGATGCGCTAGCCCACCACCTCAGAGACCGTCACCAGGTACTTCAGACGCTGCACCCTGTAGAGAAAAAGCTCACCTACAAGTGTATCCACTGTCTGGGTGTGTATACAAGTAACATGACTGCTTCCACCATCACGCTTCACCTGGTGCACTGCCGAGGAGTTGGACAGAGTCCCAAAGGTCACTGCAGCAAGTCCATTTCCACACTGCGCTCAACTGGAGCAGGTACTCTTAAGCGAGAGCTGGTGGCTTCAGATGCTATTGACCCTAAGAGGAGGAAGATGGTGGACCAAAGTAGATACTATCCCACAGTTTTTGTGGAGAAACCCGAAGAGCCTGTTGTTCTTGCCTTGGATCCCAAAGGCCATGCAGATGAGTCTTATGAAGCACGGAAGGCTTTCCTCACAGCCTATTTTAACAACCGTCCCTATCCATCGCAGCGAGAGGTAGAGAAACTAGCTGCTAGTCTCTGGCTGTGGAAGTCTGATGTCTCAAGTCACTTTGCCAATCGCAGGCGCTCTTGTGAACGGGACTTTGTTACTCGTAAACCTGTAGTGTTACTAGGCTTTAATATGCGAGCAGTGAACCAGCTCAAGCATAAAATGAATTTTGACACTGAGTGGCTATTCACTGTCAACAATGAGGAGAAAAGTGGAAAATCAAGAACCTCCAAAGTGAGGCTGAAGGCTCCTGTTGGTTTCTCTGCTGAGGAGGGCTCCAAAGCACTCCAATTTAGGGGCATAAGACAGGCTCTAAACACTGGACGAAGTAGTCAAAGCAACTGTGCCTTCAAGCCAACCCCTGGAACTTCTTCAGAGCCAATCGCAATCGATTCTGATAGTGAATCAGAGCAAGAGGAGAAGGCTGTAGACAACATGAATCTCAAAACTCAGCAAGCAACTTCTTTTCGACCTTCAGTTGTGCAGACCCAAACAAAAGGGACTGTACTGAGGGAGAGTTTCCTCTATGAAAGAGATGGCAGAGCAAGTAGAAATTCTGccagaggagaagaaaagattCTTGATGGTTCTGCATCGAGTTCCAGTCCGGAAGAAGTGATATGGACGGGCAGCGTGTCACCAAACCAGAGTCACTACAGACCAGCTGGAAGATTTGAAGAGAAGGGGAAGGAGGTGGGATTGCTGGGTAGATGA
- the gata1a gene encoding GATA binding protein 1a: MENPSESRWVSPSLVSSDPLASFSCDSGLLPAGEEEESFYSSETDYSLPSYFNSGQNRTASAFRHSPVRQVYTSPSLLGHLPWIDSSGGHNMLTYSSPPTAWTSSSFTKHPHTPPPPTPLFPTSPSSFPSPGRDSKDTLKAERLSPVGGAGGTFLNLGSSAGGVYSPPHTHSHLLGPYSSYMPPPQDYGSAGLYSTAGAWINPPSFSPKMRNKIRLSPPDARECVNCGATATPLWRRDGTGHYLCNACGLYHKMNGQNRPLIRPKKRLIVSKRAGTQCANCQTSTTTLWRRNANGEPVCNACGLYFKLHNVNRPLTMKKDGIQTRNRKVSSRNKKGKKSGGAELYPDLGPPMVQDDCVGAFTLPPGPLLSYNTNTHLPYTHHPNHGMVSTLV; this comes from the exons ATGGAGAATCCCTCAGAGTCGCGGTGGGTCTCTCCCAGTTTGGTCAGTTCTGACCCGCTGGCCAGTTTTTCATGCGATTCAGGCCTCCTGCCAgctggagaggaagaggagtcATTCTACTCCTCAGaaacggactacagtctgccaTCATATTTCAACAGTGGACAGAACCGAACTGCATCCGCATTCAGACACAGTCCAG TGCGGCAGGTTTACACGTCTCCGTCACTTCTGGGACATCTTCCGTGGATAGACAGTTCAGGAGGACATAACATGCTGACCTACAGCAGTCCCCCCACAGCCTGGACATCCAGCTCCTTCACCAAACACCCCCACACTCCCCCACCACCAACACCTCTTTTCCCAACTAGCCCCTCCTCCTTCCCCTCTCCTGGCCGAGACAGTAAGGACACCCTGAAAGCAGAGCGTCTGAGCCCAGTGGGTGGAGCTGGGGGAACCTTTCTGAATCTAGGTTCgtctgctggtggtgtgtactctcctcctcacacacactcccacttGCTGGGCCCCTACAGCTCCTACATGCCCCCACCCCAAGATTATGGCTCTGCAGGCCTTTACTCCACAGCAGGGGCCTGGATCAACCCCCCATCATTTTCACCAAAAATGAGGAATAAAATCAGACTCTCTCCTCCAG ACGCTCGTGAGTGTGTGAACTGTGGAGCTACAGCTACTCCTCTGTGGAGGAGGGATGGGACGGGGCATTATCTCTGTAATGCCTGTGGCCTGTACCACAAAATGAATGGCCAAAACAGACCGCTCATAAGGCCCAAGAAAAGACTG ATCGTGAGTAAACGTGCTGGGACGCAGTGTGCTAACTGCCagaccagcaccaccacactgtgGAGACGCAATGCTAATGGGGAGCCGGTGTGTAACGCATGTGGACTTTACTTCAAACTACACAAT GTGAACAGGCCACTGACCATGAAGAAAGACGGGATACAGACACGAAACCGCAAAGTATCCAGTAGGAATAAGAAGGGGAAGAAGAGTGGGGGGGCAGAGCTTTATCCTGATTTGGGCCCACCAATGGTGCAGGATGACTGTGTAGGGGCCTTTACATTACCCCCGGGGCCCCTACTGTCCTACAACACCAACACACATCTGCCATACACACACCACCCAAACCATGGTATGGTGTCGACACTGGTTTGA